The region TTGCATCGTAGCCCGGTGGGAGTGGTGACGGTGGGGGCTTGGCTTCCCTGAGCTTAATAAGAGAACAGTTCAACAGATGGTTTAGTAGTTGACTGCAGCTCATAGGAAGGGGATCGAGTCTCCTCTCTTGTCTTCTGGGACGTTGTTGGCCTGGTGGGTATTGTTGATAATTGTTCGGCCTGGGAGCGTACGGCTGCTGGTACTGAGCAGGCGGCTGGCCAGGGACTTGCTGTGGAGCGGCAGGAATAGCGTATGTGGGTGGTTGATAGTGGTTGGGGGTCACTTTTGCGACCTGATAATACGGGGTTCGGTAAGCCTTACCCTTCCCCTTGCATGTTGATGTGGCGTTGGTCTCTCCCTCTTTTTTCTTGGGAAAACCGCTGTAAGGTTTCTTCGCCCCATTGGCAACATTAACGGGGTTCAGGATCTTTCCAGCCTTTACACCAATTTCAATTCTTTCACCAACAACGACCAGATCAGAGAACCCAGCCGACGTACTCCCTACCAGCTTCTCATAGTATGGGCCCTGAAGTGTTCCCATGAACATATCAACCAGCTCTTTCTCAAGCATAGGTGGCTGGACCCTAGCAGCTAGGTCCCTCCAACGCTGTGCGTATTCCTTGAAGGATTCTTCGGATTTCTGAGTCAAGCTCTGGAGTTGCATCCTATTTGGCGCCATGTCAATGTTATACTGGTAGTGCTTCAAGAAAGCTTCATCTAACTCTCTCCAAGAACCTACATGCGACCGTTCAAGCTGCATGTACCATTCGAGGGATGCTCCGCTGAGACTGTCTTGAAAGAAATGTATCGACAATTTTTCATCGCCCGAATACGCAGCCATTTTCCTGCAGTAAGACCTGACATGGGTCTTGGGGCAAGTGTTTCCCTGATATTTCTCGAAGGCAGGTACCTTGAACATAGCTGGGATCTTGATCCCTGGGACTAAGCACATATCAGCAGCCTCCAGCCCGAAGGTGTTAGGGCCCTCAATGGCTCGAACTCTTTCATCCATCATCTTGAGCTTCCTTTCATATTCATTTTGTGGTGGCCCGAAAGGTTCGTACACTGACTCATTCCTAGGCATGAAGAAGTCTCCATCATGGTCTTCTATACCAGCTTGGGAACCTCCCTGGATAGGGACATGGTAAGTGTGTGCAACATTTGGATTGTTAGGCATCCCTTCCACATGGGCCTGATTGATGACTGAGATCCCATTCCCTATGATGGGATTAGCAACATTCATGTTGACATTGGCCCCTGGGTTAGCCTGACGATTCTCTTCTTGTCGATGGACGACGTTCTACATGATGTCCATGAGTTGCCCCAGTAGGGCTCTCACTTGAGCCATCTCCTCCTGCATGGCAGTCTGGTTTTGCTCAATCCTTTCCATAGTTACCTTTTGCTTAGCTCGGGTGTCGTAGAAGTGGGAAGTCAGCTTGACGACGAGAGATACTGAATGAAAAGCCAAAATAATGGTGAGACCAACTGGGTGTATTATGAAATGCATGGGTAAATGATTGATGCATGATGcatgttcatttttttaattCTCGGGGAACCCTTATATGATTCATGATGTGAAAGTAAAGCATTATATAATAACATAAAAAGTTGGAACACCGACTTCACTCAAATCAAGCAATTTTATTCATGAATTTGAGATTACAATTACAAAGGTATCAAGTAAAGTAATTCAAAACATGGAAAAGGAAACATGGATCTATGCTCAAATGACACGTTTTGCTTTTCGCTCCTTCATCTCCTTCAACTCGACTttgaaccttttcatcattcGGTCGCAAAGGTAGAGGAATCGGAGTATGGAGTGGGGAGTGGTCTTCTCATCAGCATCCTCTAGGGCGTCATCTAGCCTCAAAGGAACTTCTTGGGTCAGTTCATTGCAGAACCTTGCCAAGCAATCACACTTGGCTCGGTATAGAGTGGCTGCAGGTTGCAACAGGTTAATGGACCCGGCATAGGTGTCAAAAAGGCTATTCATCTTAGTCTTCTCCTTGAGCCAACCCAAAATCTCATTCTTCAAATCAGAAAAACGGCCTTTCCAGTGTTCGATAGTTGCAATGGCAATCTCAATCTGGTGGCACTTCTCCTTCCATATTTGAGGGGTAACATAGGAAACCCTTATTGCCTCATCTTTAAGGCGACGTTCCACCTCTATCTTGGCCTTGGCCTCGCGGAGAGCTAGCTTGAGATCCTGAATCTCCATGTCAGTCACATCTCTCAATGCTTTCTTCTCCTTGACAGCCAACTCGAACCAATGGTGGTTGTCCCCTCGTTCTTTCTCTGTCTGTTTCAGTTGTTTACGGAGAGAACTCAACCCCATATCTACTTGACCAAACCCTCTTGGTACTTCTCTTTGAGATCTTCCTCAATTTTAGCCTTCTTTCTGCTTTCTGCCAAAAGCTCAAGGTCCTCCTCACTCTTCCTTTTCAGCCTAGCATGGTCTCTATCCAATGCATGGAGCTTCGATCGCAAGTCCTCATTTACTTTGGTCAACTGTGCGATAGTTGCTTTCAGTGCATCCACTGGTTCTGGTTCTGGAGGAGGAATCGGGACATCCACACTGTATGGCATCTTGACTTCCTTAGCCCTTTGCACCACCCATTGGCGGTACGGCTCTTTAGCTCGGCAATCACGCTTGCCTAGCTCTTTGCCTTTGCGATGAATCTGGGTCCAAGCTCTCTTAACCCTCTGCAACAGAGTTGGGTTCTCTGTTCCCACATCAGGCAAGATGAAGTCCTTCAGTAGTTCAACTCTTGGTTTATTCTCCATCGGGTATCCCAATTGCCTCAGAGCCAACGAAaggttgtaattgatgcaacctcgTGGACCCATGAGTGGCACGTTCGGGAAGTCTCCACAACTCATGATCACTTGTTCTACGTTAGAGGCAGGAAGGTACCACACTAAGGCTTCGGCGGTGAGAGAAGCAAACTTCTGGGACCACCTCAAATCTTTCAGGAAGTCCACCCAAGGCCCCTTTTGAGGCATATGAGATATGAGCCAAGTATACAACAGGGAAGCACAGCTCAAAACGACGCCCTTTCTCTTCTCATGCCTAGTGTGCAAGCAGTAGTACACATCAGACACCAATGTAGGGACAAGATTCCCAGACACAAACACACTGATGATGGAGCGGTTTATGTAGTCGTCGTCATTTGGGAACAGGACGACTCCATAAATCAGTTGAGCAAGGATGGCACTGAAAGGAAGCCATTTCCCCTCTATTTCCAAGGCCCATGCCTTTTCTTCCAAGAACTTTCTAGCAAACCCCCTTGGTCCCAGACCAAGGGAGACCTCTTTAATAGGTAGATGGAGTGCTTCAACGACCGATTCAGGTATCAATGGTTTGCCCAACTTAGTGAATGGAGGGTGGTCCTTCATGTACCAACCTATGAATCTCTCATACTCTTCAATAGTTGGAGCCAGCTGGAAGTCTTGGAACGTGAAACATCTGAGAGGTGGATCATAATACTGGGACAAGACCACCAAAGCTGATACTTCTATCGGAGTAGTAATGAGATCGAGGATCCATCCATATCTACAGATGAAGTTGTTCTTCTTGCAAGGAGTCACCTTGTTGCGGAGAGTTATCAGGGTGTCCACTCTAGGAAGCTTGAACTTGAGTGGGAGGGTATTCCTTCTCTCTGAGCCCATCTTGGAATGCTCACTGCACAATCACAAACCTTTAGGGTTCTCCGAGAATAAGGCCCAATGTACGTATGTACAATGCAATATGTTATGAATGCATATGCTACAAGAGGACACGATCACTGTAGATTCAAGGTGTATTGGAGGTTAAGTTTCCCTGCAAGAAACCCATATACCCTCACGAGGTGAGTACTAAGACTTCTGAAGATACTTAGATTCACGGGTCATGAGGCGAAAGTGTCGTCGTCGACACAAAATACTTGTGGGCCAACAACACTTTCGGGATGACCTCCTCTAAGTGAAGTTTCCTTCAACTTCAAAAGCCAAGGATTGTCTAAAGGTCCTCGGAGTCATGGACCCTCTTCGGAAGAATGGTTGTCAACGCGAATGTGACTCACGTGCCAACCAAACTCCAAAAAGAATCTACTATAAGCGGGGTCTTCGTATCTCCCCCTCAAGACAACTACGTCCGACGGGTCAATACGAATAGCCCTCCTATCTTAGGTGAACTCTCTAAGCCTGTGTATTGGGCTTCTCGCTCTATACTACCTATCCCACAAGATCAAAGCAGGATAATATATAACAGGAATATATAACAGGAATGAATAaataaagcaagtaataacaaAGATAAACATCCAAGGAAAGGATACATGCAAgctaggcttgactcgcttatGGGAACTCCATATcctcctcagcagagtcgccaactgaagcgccgcgaaaaatacagagtcgccaccggattttatttattccaaaggaaagggaaaatagcgataaaaccccaaatgagagaaacGGTCTCGTaaccaagagcggattcggaagtcggttatgcaaggggaagatattagcacccctcacatccatggtactccatgggaaccacttgctcgtatcaaatgAGTATGGATGTTTACTTATCTGTATGTTGCTTGCTATCGGGAATGAGATGCAAAAATAAGATgggagagaaaataagttttaatttagtgtgctcgccaaggatttgggccctcgtgcctacgtatccccatacgtgcaatagggaaatcagagcttcgtagttcggctcaaaaatggcgtatttgtttggttgtttttactgaacagTATTGACGTTCGCgtgctactgttcacttgcttgtatactctgtcatgggagcggaaagtatttgcttgtttgcgaTAAAGTGGAGACGCTTGGTTCACACTttagcagttaaacattacttgctcacacatggaggcttaagcttcgttcacggtagaacggaagtaacacgtccttattgaaaggttttgaagTGTGCGCTAAGGAAAAGGATGGTTTGATTGGTTAGGGTCGATTTTATGCAT is a window of Lathyrus oleraceus cultivar Zhongwan6 chromosome 6, CAAS_Psat_ZW6_1.0, whole genome shotgun sequence DNA encoding:
- the LOC127094663 gene encoding uncharacterized protein LOC127094663 yields the protein MNVANPIIGNGISVINQAHVEGMPNNPNVAHTYHVPIQGGSQAGIEDHDGDFFMPRNESVYEPFGPPQNEYERKLKMMDERVRAIEGPNTFGLEAADMCLVPGIKIPAMFKVPAFEKYQGNTCPKTHVRSYCRKMAAYSGDEKLSIHFFQDSLSGASLEWYMQLERSHVGSWRELDEAFLKHYQYNIDMAPNRMQLQSLTQKSEESFKEYAQRWRDLAARVQPPMLEKELVDMFMGTLQGPYYEKLVGSTSAGFSDLVVVGERIEIGVKAGKILNPVNVANGAKKPYSGFPKKKEGETNATSTCKGKGKAYRTPYYQVAKVTPNHYQPPTYAIPAAPQQVPGQPPAQYQQPYAPRPNNYQQYPPGQQRPRRQERRLDPLPMSCSQLLNHLLNCSLIKLREAKPPPSPLPPGYDANARCEFHTGAPDHTLDNCKTFRYKVQDLLDSKAISFAPARPNVNNNPMPPHFGHPVNMIQESAVVDRISKVDMIKTLLLEVKKQLLLRNVFPGCTDDCARCGDTPQGCEELREGVQMLIDQGIFLVEHSSAADEVSTLEIPYYPVQIPVENAPTTPLVIVVPAPFSYESTKAIPWNYNSTNYLHGRKLEERMAKARKTLVIHVPSEIPEHAEVQKSVEVQEPVVNITGTSGMTRSGRIFAAPPPPPEKEDLGTNAKSKGKQSAGPEQEQTQTQGKVAPDDVEEFLRIIKKSDYKVVDHLNQTPSKFSILSLLLCSEAHRDDLLKFLSAAHVPQEITVNQFEGVVANIASKGCLCFCDDELPPEGKNYNKALHISIE
- the LOC127094665 gene encoding uncharacterized protein LOC127094665; translation: MGSERRNTLPLKFKLPRVDTLITLRNKVTPCKKNNFICRYGWILDLITTPIEVSALVVLSQYYDPPLRCFTFQDFQLAPTIEEYERFIGWYMKDHPPFTKLGKPLIPESVVEALHLPIKEVSLGLGPRGFARKFLEEKAWALEIEGKWLPFSAILAQLIYGVVLFPNDDDYINRSIISVFVSGNLVPTLVSDVYYCLHTRHEKRKGVVLSCASLLYTWLISHMPQKGPWVDFLKDLRWSQKFASLTAEALVWYLPASNVEQVIMSCGDFPNVPLMGPRGCINYNLSLALRQLGYPMENKPRVELLKDFILPDVGTENPTLLQRVKRAWTQIHRKGKELGKRDCRAKEPYRQWVVQRAKEVKMPYSVDVPIPPPEPEPVDALKATIAQLTKVNEDLRSKLHALDRDHARLKRKSEEDLELLAESRKKAKIEEDLKEKYQEGLVK